The following are from one region of the Plasmodium cynomolgi strain B DNA, chromosome 1, whole genome shotgun sequence genome:
- a CDS encoding hypothetical protein (putative), which yields MRIYDQIIQCTSRRYGSKTQETETSSESEDSTDSSSVTNDKITSCKYLSLAMLFSLYCQFYYLAVPNTGLFLTSIIHWRKPELGLRRTIDMGMTFVNFLMHAIHSFNINSMCFFVCMCGAILIFVLYFAGKRFSYNSYSTLCHLLIHTTGTMSALAIYYISKSNLIDHS from the exons ATGAGGATCTACGACCAAATAATCCAATGCACCAGCCGGCGCTACGGGAGCAAGACACAGGAGACCGAGACCTCCTCAGAGAGTGAAGACAGCACGGACAGCTCAAGTGTAACCAATGATAAAATAACCTCCTGTAAATAT CTATCTCTCGCTATGTTATTTTCTCTGTACTGCCAATTTTATTACCTTGCCGTCCCAAACACGGGCCTTTTTTTGACTTCCATAATACATTGGAGAAAACCAGAGTTAGGGTTACGCAGGACGATCGACATGGGTATGacttttgtaaatttcttaATGCATGCTATTCATTCTTTTAACATAAATTCCATGTGTTTctttgtgtgtatgtgtggaGCCATTTTGATCTTTGTTCTTTACTTTGCTGGGAAGAGATTCAGCTACAACTCCTACAGCACTCTTTGCCACCTCCTCATCCACACCACCGGGACCATGTCTGCTCTCGCCATTTACTATATTTCGAAGAGCAACCTTATTGACCACTCCTGA
- a CDS encoding hypothetical protein (putative): MAVLSRRPLVRLAKAKGVWARRNGGGKRRFAQLVGGGGQQGGGDYPASGFERGDPPASGFERGDPPASSFKQREHTKMSDFHYFNIYLLGGSDFVKLTSFYSFCENKNMYACILLHLSTVYESIPVRDIMKVLKNILQQNKASFSHPLVKGKRITHLYKHMCQHLDKLNTAEVISLLTCACYTTKAFPVESVRMLCRVILAKPLGCFHPTQIHEICSCLIKMKTEFSLRKLPYDDALHVKMREHHALSLDTKYVVRFWRKCHSLRFEKGGRRGDMDGAKRTVSSDETLRFRSTRGGVITTLGEDHPMDYPVTLKTGEVLSEERPHLGGTTTQGEGEEEEGSNVLLSFINSKVYHMTPPQLSRVTYGLYSFVENMKQYSQLSSLRNNMNFLFSMAVQYVLNYLDRGALHQDEIPPSSDSIRKKATADVVLSSEGDHSSYISMNTDYLYISSSGVHIRRGDRGGVDLPSDNCAGDGLPTKGCPPKGCPPKGCPPSGSSPRRGNLTHACDILLNISYLNTSQNHRKIKDAYDCVKKIITQEAEEEEEEDHSSVELDNLLSLLLSMSNFYHRTRDNYVFHSYKQILHMLERKKLKFNTNHFNKISIAITPLLQEKNNLIAGYAHLICFFIENEVVPLRSCVFTLQHIMKKICVKLSDPLVTLLLVIIRRIDRFLCDVRAHIARSGVDDGGDQDSRDDLHDSDSPDSSANRDAHRRFLLLHSINESTLTCVLVSLSLILQNAKYGTGARDEAAALLRRMVSYVSTGSLEKIPKKYIHAGLLDALPPDDNRVKKVLLSRA, translated from the exons ATGGCAGTGCTGAGCAGAAGACCGCTTGTCCGTTTGGCGAAGGCGAAGGGGGTTTGGGCGCGCCGGAATGGCGGCGGGAAGAGGAGGTTCGCGCAGCTGGTGGGGGGAGGCGGCCAACAGGGGGGAGGCGACTACCCTGCTAGTGGCTTCGAACGGGGAGACCCCCCTGCTAGTGGCTTCGAACGGGGAGACCCCCCCGCTAGTAGCTTCAAACAACGCgagcacacaaaaatgagcgaCTTCCACTACTTCAATATTTACCTCCTTGGAGGCAGCGACTTCGTCAAACTAACATCATTTTACAGTTTttgcgaaaataaaaacatgtaCGCGTGCATACTGCTCCACCTGAGCACTGTGTATGAGTCTATCCCAGTTAGGGATATCATGAAGGTGTTAAAGAATATCCTTCAGCAGAACAAGGCATCCTTTTCACATCCCTTGGTCAAGGGAAAGAGAATCACACACCTATATAAGCATATGTGTCAGCATCTGGATAAATTAAATACAGCAGAAGTGATTAGCTTGCTGACATGTGCTTGTTACACGACAAAGGCCTTTCCTGTGGAATCTGTTCGAATGCTATGTAGAGTGATCCTTGCGAAACCCTTGGGGTGCTTCCACCCTACACAGATACACGAGATCTGCTCCTgcttaataaaaatgaagactgAATTTTCCTTGAGGAAGCTCCCTTATGACGATGCACTGCATGTTAAGATGCGCGAGCAT CATGCGTTGAGCTTGGACACGAAATACGTAGTTCGTTTTTGGAGGAAGTGTCACAGTTTGCGatttgaaaaagggggacggAGGGGTGATATGGATGGGGCGAAGCGAACAGTATCCTCGGATGAAACGCTTAGGTTTAGGAGCACAAGGGGGGGAGTTATTACCACCCTTGGTGAGGACCACCCCATGGATTACCCGGTTACACTTAAAACAGGTGAAGTTCTATCGGAGGAGAGACCCCACTTAGGGGGAACCACCACccaaggggaaggagaagaagaagaaggtaGCAATGTGTTATTGAGCTTTATTAACAGCAAAGTTTATCACATGACACCTCCTCAGTTAAGTCGAGTTACCTACGGTTTGTACAGCTTTGtggaaaatatgaagcaATACTCCCAGCTGAGCAGCTTGAGGAACAACATGAATTTCTTATTTTCGATGGCTGTGCAGTATGTGTTGAATTACTTAGACAGGGGGGCTCTACACCAGGATGAGATTCCCCCAAGTAGTGACTCCATCCGCAAAAAAGCTACTGCTGATGTGGTACTCTCATCGGAAGGAGATCACTCCAGCTATATTAGTATGAATACGGATTATCTGTACATTTCTTCGTCCGGCGTGCACATACGCAGGGGGGACCGGGGCGGGGTGGATCTCCCGTCAGATAACTGCGCTGGGGATGGTCTCCCCACAAAGGGCTGCCCCCCAAAAGGCTGCCCCCCAAAAGGCTGCCCCCCAAGTGGCTCCTCCCCCCGGAGAGGCAACCTCACCCACGCGTGCGACATCCTGCTGAACATTAGCTACCTGAACACGAGCCAGAACCACCGAAAAATCAAGGACGCCTACgattgtgtaaaaaaaatcatcacaCAGGAggcagaggaggaggaagaagaagaccaCTCCTCAGTGGAATTGGACAACCTGTTGTCTCTCCTACTCTCCATGTCCAATTTTTATCATCGAACTAGAGACAATTATGTGTTCCATTCGTACAAGCAGATCTTACACATGctggaaaggaagaagctcAAATTTAATACAaaccattttaataaaatctcCATAGCTATTACTCCGTTACTACAGGAGAAGAATAACTTAATTGCAGGCTATGCTCATCTGATTTGCTTCTTTATCGAGAATGAGGTGGTTCCTTTGAGGTCATGTGTGTTTACACTGCAgcatataatgaaaaaaatttgtgtaaagTTAAGCGATCCGCTGGTGACGCTTCTGCTGGTGATCATCCGCCGCATCGATAGGTTCCTTTGCGATGTACGTGCGCACATTGCGCGAAGCGGCGTTGACGACGGCGGTGACCAAGACAGCCGTGACGACCTTCACGATAGTGACAGCCCAGACAGTAGTGCTAATCGCGATGCGCACAGGCGATTCCTCCTGCTGCACTCAATCAACGAAAGCACGCTCACCTGTGTCCTCGTCAGCCTGTCACTCATTCTGCAAAATGCCAAATACGGCACTGGGGCGAGGGACGAAGCCGCGGCGCTTCTACGCAGAATGGTCTCCTACGTATCCACAGGTTCGTTGGAGAAAATCCcgaagaaatatattcacGCGGGACTATTGGACGCACTTCCCCCAGATGATAACAGAGTTAAGAAGGTTCTCCTAAGCAGGGCGTAG
- a CDS encoding hypothetical protein (putative) has translation MNPSSNEKKRNLTTYAEENDYDMSLAGAAANVGAANVGSVSAASPNVATPPAVTMHNPYFYPGAIIPQYPFNTPMYQQPMSYNHMMPYCDYGYVNKRSMKKKKNYHHYSRQQNSGLSILKEALVDPWAQQYAKYPNIIFD, from the coding sequence ATGAACCCGAGCAGCAacgaaaagaagagaaaccTGACCACGTACGCAGAGGAGAATGACTACGATATGTCCCTGGCCGGTGCAGCGGCGAATGTGGGAGCGGCGAACGTGGGATCGGTTAGCGCCGCTTCGCCCAACGTTGCCACCCCCCCCGCGGTGACCATGCACAACCCGTACTTCTACCCGGGGGCGATAATCCCGCAGTACCCCTTCAACACCCCCATGTATCAGCAGCCCATGAGCTATAACCACATGATGCCTTACTGCGACTACGGATACGTGAACAAGCGGTctatgaagaagaagaaaaattatcaccACTATTCGAGGCAGCAAAACAGCGGGCTGTCTATCCTGAAGGAGGCGCTGGTGGACCCCTGGGCCCAGCAGTACGCCAAGTACCCGAACATCATTTTTGATTGA
- a CDS encoding sin3 associated polypeptide p18-like protein (putative), which produces MEHSQMEHPPMAHPYRHRNYEQMEYKKDVAVLIKNRRHEYYPEHGSENFDDVRSPNGLIDREKTCPFLLRLFYKLDGEYNDVEDVKLCKKSGVQSNELQIYGWLDITMREIVTLVKDFYQESRKRDAHWVFKVYSNEKKKLTFLSRVHSTKYNYREDNKTLLSLDYDIGDILLLSIMFEGQAA; this is translated from the coding sequence ATGGAGCACAGCCAAATGGAGCACCCCCCGATGGCGCACCCCTATCGGCACCGCAACTACGAGCAGatggaatataaaaaagatgtGGCCGTTTTGATTAAGAACAGAAGACATGAGTATTACCCAGAGCATGGTAGCGAGAACTTCGATGATGTGAGGAGCCCCAATGGGCTGATCGATCGGGAGAAAACGTGTCCATTTCTTCTGCGGTTGTTCTATAAGCTAGACGGTGAATACAATGACGTGGAGGATGTGAAActatgcaaaaaaagcgGAGTACAGAGCAACGAGCTGCAGATTTATGGATGGCTGGACATCACCATGCGTGAGATCGTAACGCTAGTTAAGGATTTTTATCAGGAGAGCCGGAAGAGGGATGCCCATTGGGTGTTTAAGGTCTACTccaacgagaaaaaaaagctgacTTTTTTGTCTCGCGTCCACAGCACCAAGTACAACTACCGGGAGGACAACAAGACGTTGCTATCGTTGGACTACGATATCGGAGACATTCTTCTCCTCTCCATCATGTTCGAGGGGCAGGCCGCG
- a CDS encoding regulator of chromosome condensation (putative), with amino-acid sequence MKSETAGEVKNTLFIFGSGECGQLPPEYCSDYVQVNPTAVRNLPNDIDQVVCGSMHTIIKTKDDRLFSFGCNDMGVLGRKTHANSTKDPEHSPTLLNFTCKSKIKKISCGDNHTAVLLENGKVYITGGFRDSCGVLGLPSFQKRGEIIPKSEEFVEVKFSYAQGGDSAGGKGVDGKAADGMAADGKGVDGMAADGMASDGYSHEAEKPKQGEVIISNIISGEDHLVCLEQSGEYIYTMGNSDSCQVCNTFYDIELAQEVRNRYVFPNRYHFKDLGFASKFRDIYCGGNNTFVQLEASLDVYAIGRNAYGSCGVSMRDNIIKKFSKIEELSSKEIAQLCGGQSFTVCLLKNNDLYIWGNREILGMESEEDAYSPQELTYFKKKKHVIKTISCGTDHCLVLTESGKLFGWGTGGNDFEEDTCISVIEKNEPSEIAFRNFVTKNFSKGRKDSEISISHLQIVSFAGGSSHCAFITSHVDSERMSIKRGHDEIYEEDENIFIKKHRRENFPQMEIDGVQMKKAHHEEDTLVKNPTNEQGTDLVLVDKPEKLDDKQNKKGSFFKDLFYNPQTPVNSKYYVQSKDLENMDSELLGTVEKTTVSRDSQKRRRSVKSKPYLSNESPTRRQPRRSCKENISLSEKAHRQFYQIVDTPISKKKRKTTTAPSSMRNINVKVRASPSERTNKSRSVGAKRESVGRSYSKRDNLKRESASQTPDAKVVRGKSSKMKS; translated from the exons atgaagagcgaAACGGCGGGAGAA GTGAAGAACACGCTGTTCATCTTCGGGTCCGGCGAGTGCGGCCAGCTGCCGCCCGAGTACTGCTCGGACTACGTGCAAGTGAACCCGACGGCTGTACGCAACCTCCCGAATGACATCGACCAAGTCGTTTGTGGATCCATGCACACAATCATAAAGACGAAGGATGACCGGCTGTTCTCCTTCGGGTGCAACGACATGGGTGTTCTCGGACGAAAGACCCATGCCAACAGTACGAAGGACCCCGAGCACTCCCCAACCTTACTGAACTTCACTTGCAAGTcaaagattaaaaaaatcagctGCGGGGATAACCACACAGCGGTTCTGCtagaaaatggaaaggtcTACATTACGGGGGGGTTTAGGGACTCCTGTGGGGTTTTGGGTCTTCCGTCCTTCCAgaagaggggggaaataataCCCAAGTCGGAGGAGTTCGTGGAGGTAAAGTTTTCCTACGCGCAGGGTGGGGACAGCGCAGGTGGGAAAGGCGTAGATGGGAAGGCCGCAGATGGGATGGCCGCAGATGGGAAAGGCGTAGATGGGATGGCCGCAGATGGGATGGCCTCGGATGGTTACTCTCACGAGGCGGAGAAACCCAAGCAGGGAGAGGTCATAATAAGTAACATCATATCGGGGGAAGATCACCTGGTGTGCCTGGAGCAAAGTGGAGAGTATATTTATACCATGGGAAACAGTGACTCATGCCAAGTATGCAACACCTTCTACGATATAGAACTTGCACAAGAAGTGAGAAACAGGTACGTCTTCCCCAATCGGTACCACTTCAAAGATCTTGGATTCGCCTCCAAGTTTAGGGACATCTATTGTGGTGGTAACAACACGTTTGTGCAGTTAGAAGCATCTCTAGATGTGTATGCAATCGGGAGAAATGCATACGGATCATGTGGTGTGTCGATGAGAGataatatcataaaaaaattttccaaaattgaAGAGTTATCATCCAAAGAAATTGCACAACTTTGTGGTGGACAAAGCTTTACCGTCTGTctacttaaaaataatgacttATACATTTGGGGGAATCGAGAGATATTGGGAATGGAATCTGAGGAGGATGCATACTCTCCTCAGGAGTTAACctacttcaaaaaaaagaagcatgtTATTAAAACCATTTCTTGTGGAACGGATCATTGCCTAGTATTGACGGAGAGTGGCAAGCTCTTCGGGTGGGGTACGGGAGGAAACGATTTTGAAGAAGACACGTGTATCTCCGTCATCGAGAAAAATGAGCCATCCGAAATTGCCTTCCGCAATTTTGTTACCAAAAATTTTAGCAAAGGTAGGAAAGATAGCGAAATATCAATTAGCCATCTTCAAATTGTATCCTTCGCAGGGGGATCATCCCACTGTGCTTTTATTACATCCCATGTTGACTCGGAGAGGATGTCTATTAAGAGAGGTCACGATGAAATTTACGAGGAggacgaaaatatttttataaaaaaacacagaaGGGAAAACTTCCCACAGATGGAAATCGATGGGGTacaaatgaagaaggcaCATCATGAGGAAGATACGCTTGTCAAAAATCCCACCAATGAACAGGGTACAGACCTTGTCCTTGTGGACAAACCTGAGAAGCTAGATGATAAACAAAACAAGAAAGGAAGCTTCTTTAAAGACCTTTTCTACAACCCACAAACACCAGTTAATAGTAAGTACTATGTGCAGTCAAAGGATTTAGAAAACATGGACAGTGAACTTTTAGGCACCGTGGAGAAGACCACTGTGAGTAGAGATTcacagaaaaggagaagaagcgtTAAGAGTAAACCCTACTTAAGCAATGAAAGTCCCACCAGGAGACAACCAAGGAGGTCTTGCAAAGAAAATATCAGTCTGAGTGAAAAGGCACATAGGCAATTCTACCAAATTGTGGACACCCCTATATCGAAGAAGAAACGGAAGACAACGACGGCACCTTCTTCTATGCGGAACATAAACGTGAAGGTCAGGGCGTCTCCTTCCGAGAGGACGAACAAATCTAGGTCCGTTGGTGCAAAGAGAGAAAGCGTAGGAAGGTCGTACTCTAAGAGAGACAACCTCAAACGTGAATCCGCTTCGCAGACACCCGATGCGAAGGTTGTCCGAGGGAAGTCgtccaaaatgaagagttAG
- a CDS encoding coatomer epsilon subunit (putative): MEGTLQIRDFFYAGYENYCLRNFETASKEERKEAEEYIYQIYMRRNEKEALLGLKKSPNENLQWLYRYYQHYYLKEKKAKGGVAMEAEALLSEVEKLKITSPNGNILKSRLLFDCNKLQECFELLADGPIEVTSAKIVLLLLINRHDLVSQMIEEYKRLNDEIPIVKIMLAIFYLYNEIHKEAFLIFDDLESMCGSIVNDVSTVILNGKGVSNILNYEFNDAKEFLKNALREDPTNGDVLYNLITCSLYLYELDEASDFLDKLYDSFPSHESLTVLKKIDDAVDNFVAQF, translated from the exons ATGGAGGGCACACTGCAG ATTCGTGACTTCTTCTACGCGGGGTACGAGAACTACTGCCTGAGGAACTTCGAGACAGCTAGCAAAGAGGAGCGGAAGGAAGCGGAGGAGTATATATATCAAATATACATGCGGAGGAACGAGAAGGAGGCGCTGCTAGGTTTGAAAAAGTCCCCAAATGAAAACTTGCAGTGGTTGTACAGATACTACCAGCATTATTActtgaaggagaaaaaggcgAAGGGAGGTGTCGCCATGGAAGCAGAGGCACTACTGAGCGAAGTggaaaaactgaaaataACCTCCCCCAATGGAAATATCCTAAAGAGTAGACTCCTATTCGATTGCAACAAGTTACAGGAGTGCTTCGAGTTGCTAGCAGATGGCCCAATAGAAGTGACATCGGCCAAAAtcgtccttctcctcctgatCAACCGACACGACTTGGTCAGTCAAATGATAGAAGAATACAAAAGGTTGAATGACGAAATACCTATCGTAAAAATTATGCTAGCCATATTTTACCTATATAACGAAATTCATAAAGAAGCCTTTTTAATCTTTGACGACTTGGAGTCTATGTGTGGATCCATCGTGAACGACGTCTCCACTGTCATCCTCAATGGGAAGGGTGTGTCGAATATTTTAAACTACGAGTTCAATGATGCGAAAGAGTTTTTGAAGAATGCATTAAGGGAAGATCCCACAAATGGGGATGTCCTTTACAATTTAATTACATGCTCTTTGTATTTGTATGAGCTCGACGAGGCAAGTGATTTCTTGGATAAGCTTTATGATTCCTTCCCCTCTCATGAGAGCTTAAccgttttgaagaaaatcGACGATGCGGTTGATAACTTCGTTGCTCAGTTTTAG